Proteins from one Nitrospira sp. SG-bin1 genomic window:
- a CDS encoding two-component system response regulator, with protein MTAAKPILLAEDNPRDAELALAAMEAEHISDKVVLCRDGAEVLDYLYCRGQFKSRLRGNPAVVFLDLKMPKVNGLEVLRTIKADVNLRPIPVVMLTSSREERDLTESYALGANAYVVKPVEFHKFLSAVKELGTFWGLVNEPPPESCRPTN; from the coding sequence ATGACAGCAGCCAAACCGATCCTCCTCGCCGAGGATAACCCGCGGGACGCCGAACTGGCTTTGGCGGCGATGGAGGCTGAGCACATCTCCGACAAAGTCGTCTTGTGCCGTGACGGAGCCGAAGTGTTGGACTATTTGTATTGCCGCGGACAATTCAAGTCACGCTTGAGAGGAAACCCTGCCGTGGTGTTCCTTGATCTGAAGATGCCGAAAGTAAACGGACTTGAAGTCTTGCGGACGATCAAGGCGGACGTCAATCTTCGTCCCATTCCCGTCGTCATGCTGACCTCGTCGCGAGAAGAACGAGACCTTACCGAGAGCTATGCGCTGGGGGCGAATGCCTATGTCGTCAAGCCCGTGGAGTTTCATAAATTCTTGTCCGCCGTCAAGGAGTTGGGAACGTTCTGGGGACTCGTCAATGAACCTCCTCCTGAAAGCTGTCGTCCCACAAATTGA